GGCGGTCTCGACACCGTGCAGCTTCAGCCCCAGCTCGACGAGTGTGATGGCGACCGGTGGCCGCATGCCCGCGACGATCACCCGGGCGCCGAGCAGCCGGGCGGTGGTGGTCAGCTCGCTGAGGGTGCGGGCGACGAACGAGTCGATGACTTCGAGGCGGGAGATGTCGATGAGGACACCGGTCGCGGCCTCGCGGGCGATGCGCTCGGTCAGCTCGTCGACGAAGCCCATGGCGGACCGGTCGTCGAGTTCGTCGAGCAGACCGGTGACGAGGACGTCACCGAGGCGCAGGATCGGCACACCGGCCGAGTGCCTTCCGGTCACCGGCCGACCGTCTCACCCGTGGGAATGCGGGCCTGGCCCGTGATCTTGATGGCTTCGGCCAGCGCGTCCGCGAGGGTCGCCTTGGTGGTGATGGCCGACAGGTCGAGACCGAGCTGGGCGATGGTCTGGGCGATGGGCGGCCGGATGCCGCTGATGACGCAGTCGGCGCCCATCAGGCGCACGGCGGCCACGGTCTGCATCAGGTGCTGCGCCACGGAGGTGTCCACGGTGGCGACGCCCGTGATGTCGATGATGGCGACCTGGGCCTCGTCGGCCTGGATGGCCTGCAACAGGCTCTCCATGACGACCTGCGTGCGGTCGGTGTCCAGGGTCCCGATCAACGGCACCGCGAGCACGTGGCGCCACAGCCGGACGACGGGAGTGGACAGTTCCATCAGCTGCCTGCTCTGCCGGCTGATGATCTCCTCGCGGCTGGCGACGTAGGTGTCGAACGACAGCACGCCCGCCGTGTCGAGCAGCCGGTTGATCACGACCGCCGCCTCGAACAGCTCCCGCGCGTTCTGCGTGGAGCGCTGGAGGATCTCCAGCATGACCTCCTTCAGCGACAGCACGGCGAGCGAGGTCGCGGTGGGGGTGGCGCCCGCGCGGGCCCGGCGCAGCGACAGCTCGGTGATGGTGTCCCGCACCTCGGTGTGCTCCGCCGCGAGGCGCCCCGCGGCCATGTCGCTCTCCAGGCCCGCCAGCAGCGCCGAGAGCAACTGGCCGGCTTCACGGCGCAGTTCGTCCTCGCCGATCCCGCTGACCATGACCTCCTGGTCGATCTGGAGGCGCACCCAGTTCTGGGCGATCTCCTCGTGATGGTCACGCAGCGTATGGATCAGCCGGTCACGCACGGCTGACTCGATGGCACTCACAACAAACCCTCTCGCCGTCGACGCCTCCGGTCGCGCCGACGTCATCAATCGTCAGCTCAATCACCGTGAGCCTCATAGTTGCACTCCGGCAAATGTTAGCGTTCATCCGTCCAGGGCCGGAAGCCCTGCCCGTACACCGGTGCCTGCTCCCCTCATGTG
Above is a genomic segment from Streptomyces marincola containing:
- a CDS encoding STAS domain-containing protein, encoding MTGRHSAGVPILRLGDVLVTGLLDELDDRSAMGFVDELTERIAREAATGVLIDISRLEVIDSFVARTLSELTTTARLLGARVIVAGMRPPVAITLVELGLKLHGVETALNAEAGMAALGWYRTNRLGEATRGDDAS
- a CDS encoding STAS domain-containing protein produces the protein MSAIESAVRDRLIHTLRDHHEEIAQNWVRLQIDQEVMVSGIGEDELRREAGQLLSALLAGLESDMAAGRLAAEHTEVRDTITELSLRRARAGATPTATSLAVLSLKEVMLEILQRSTQNARELFEAAVVINRLLDTAGVLSFDTYVASREEIISRQSRQLMELSTPVVRLWRHVLAVPLIGTLDTDRTQVVMESLLQAIQADEAQVAIIDITGVATVDTSVAQHLMQTVAAVRLMGADCVISGIRPPIAQTIAQLGLDLSAITTKATLADALAEAIKITGQARIPTGETVGR